In the Chryseobacterium sp. MYb264 genome, one interval contains:
- the mraZ gene encoding division/cell wall cluster transcriptional repressor MraZ: MKSFIGTYECKIDDKGRLKVPSSLIKQMENFDDKAFVVKRSVFQPCLEVYPMNAWDKMMGKINKLNRFIKKNADFIRMFTAGVKTVELDNAGRLQISKDLMVFAHLQKDIVITSAGELFEIWDKEAYEKVISADEIDFAGLAEDVMGSFEEE; this comes from the coding sequence ATGAAAAGTTTCATTGGGACATATGAGTGTAAAATTGACGACAAAGGCCGCTTAAAAGTTCCTTCATCTCTAATTAAGCAGATGGAAAACTTCGACGACAAGGCGTTTGTAGTCAAAAGATCTGTGTTCCAACCTTGTCTGGAAGTCTATCCCATGAATGCCTGGGATAAAATGATGGGCAAAATTAATAAACTGAACAGGTTCATTAAAAAGAATGCTGATTTCATTAGAATGTTTACGGCAGGCGTAAAAACTGTAGAGTTGGATAATGCGGGAAGATTACAGATTTCAAAAGACCTTATGGTTTTCGCACATCTTCAGAAAGATATTGTGATTACCAGCGCAGGAGAATTATTTGAAATTTGGGATAAAGAAGCGTACGAGAAAGTAATTTCTGCCGATGAAATAGATTTTGCTGGCCTCGCCGAAGATGTTATGGGCTCATTCGAGGAAGAATAA
- the yihA gene encoding ribosome biogenesis GTP-binding protein YihA/YsxC, which translates to MVIKTATFVKSSGKWQECPDPNLPEYAFIGRSNVGKSSLINAMMNHKDLAKTSGTPGKTQLINHFLVNETWYLTDLPGYGYAKVSKSIRKDFEKLITNYILNRRNLVNLFVLVDSRHKPQTIDLEFIQWCGESGVPFSIVFTKADKLKPNVVIKNVEDYKAELHKTWEDLPELYVTSAEKKEGGDKILDFIQKTNEFLTNNSVSFDE; encoded by the coding sequence ATGGTTATTAAAACAGCAACGTTTGTAAAGAGCAGCGGAAAATGGCAGGAATGCCCAGACCCGAATCTTCCGGAATACGCATTTATCGGAAGATCTAATGTGGGGAAATCATCGCTGATCAATGCAATGATGAATCATAAAGATCTGGCCAAAACTTCCGGAACGCCTGGAAAAACTCAGCTTATTAATCATTTTTTAGTGAATGAGACCTGGTATCTTACCGATTTACCGGGGTATGGATATGCGAAGGTTTCAAAATCCATCAGAAAAGATTTCGAAAAACTGATTACCAATTATATTCTGAACAGAAGAAATCTGGTGAATCTTTTTGTACTGGTAGATTCGAGACATAAGCCACAAACCATCGATTTGGAATTTATCCAATGGTGTGGAGAAAGTGGAGTGCCGTTTTCTATCGTGTTTACAAAAGCAGACAAGCTGAAACCGAATGTGGTTATTAAGAATGTTGAGGATTATAAAGCTGAACTTCATAAAACCTGGGAAGATCTTCCGGAATTGTATGTAACTTCTGCAGAGAAAAAGGAGGGAGGTGATAAAATCCTTGATTTTATTCAGAAAACGAATGAGTTTTTAACAAATAACAGCGTAAGTTTTGATGAGTAA
- the rsmH gene encoding 16S rRNA (cytosine(1402)-N(4))-methyltransferase RsmH has protein sequence MYHNPVLLKQSVDDLVTNPDGTYVDCTFGGGGHSREILSRLSDKGRLFSFDQDLDALENAIDDPRFTLINQNFRFLENSLLMYGVPKVDGVLADLGVSSHQFDEADRGFSTRSNAPLDMRMNVMQGLDAKRVINDYDEEQLADIFYYYGELREARKLARDIVHHRKTKSIETTEDLKKLFSYLPPHKVNKFYAQLFQSIRIEVNQELEVLKEMLVQAYNVLKSEGRLVVISYHSLEDRLVKRFLKNGMFEGEPERDIYGNYKKAFELVKSKAIIPDDKEIEENSRARSAKMRTGIKV, from the coding sequence ATGTATCATAACCCCGTTTTGTTGAAGCAAAGTGTTGATGATTTGGTAACGAATCCAGACGGAACATACGTGGACTGTACTTTTGGTGGCGGTGGCCATTCAAGAGAGATCCTGAGCAGACTTTCCGATAAAGGAAGATTGTTCAGCTTTGACCAGGATTTGGACGCTCTTGAGAATGCAATTGATGATCCGAGATTTACGCTGATCAATCAGAACTTCAGATTTCTGGAAAACTCCCTGCTGATGTATGGAGTTCCTAAGGTAGACGGAGTTTTGGCAGACCTTGGTGTATCTTCTCACCAGTTTGATGAGGCTGACAGAGGTTTCTCTACAAGAAGCAATGCCCCGCTGGATATGAGAATGAATGTTATGCAGGGATTGGATGCCAAAAGAGTGATCAATGATTACGATGAGGAGCAGCTTGCGGATATTTTTTACTATTACGGTGAATTGAGAGAAGCAAGAAAGTTGGCGAGAGACATCGTTCATCACAGAAAAACGAAAAGCATCGAAACAACAGAGGATCTGAAAAAATTATTCAGTTATCTTCCACCGCATAAAGTGAATAAATTTTATGCTCAATTGTTTCAGTCCATTAGAATTGAAGTGAATCAGGAACTGGAAGTTTTAAAAGAAATGCTGGTTCAGGCTTACAATGTTTTAAAATCTGAAGGAAGACTGGTTGTCATTTCTTACCACTCTTTGGAAGACAGATTGGTAAAAAGATTTTTGAAAAACGGAATGTTTGAAGGCGAGCCCGAAAGAGACATTTACGGAAATTATAAAAAAGCATTCGAATTGGTAAAGAGCAAAGCGATTATCCCTGACGATAAGGAAATCGAAGAAAACTCAAGAGCCAGAAGTGCTAAAATGAGAACAGGAATTAAAGTTTAG
- a CDS encoding penicillin-binding transpeptidase domain-containing protein — protein sequence MQKPSEYDNKRKNTLRWGYLFTVVALCVFVMFLARIVILQNTNVQEIKDDYINKNYREATLKAARGNLFASDGSILATTVMRYDIYLDFKTMKDTIYTNNVGALTDSLGKMFGKSKIEFRKKFDEQRKKKNQYYTLVKGLDFDQYDRIRNFPIFNKGKNKGGFIVDRNYKRELATSEIGAGTIGMDDGEHTAGLEGAFSKYLRGTDGKRLEQRINSSQWKPIDFWKVQEPVDGEDVYTTLDLRIQDIAHSALQKQLINFEAKHGTVVVMEVETGKVRALVNLRRDDDGNYVDSYNYALKDNIEPGSTFKTISLLAAMDDGFIDENTTVNVGNGVWTYAKQRISDGHGGGTYDISDVLAKSSNVGTAKLITKYYAEKPQIFLDHLKRWKLFDKMEIELPGITKPKIVTPQNKRWNAATLASIAYGYSTNINLLQLATFYNGVANNGKMLKPLFIDKIMKDGKVMYEAKPEVMVNRMASEKAIKMMTNALTKAVEKGTGRSIFTPNLKMAGKTGTARFEYWLPGPMKYRASFAGFYPADNPKYTCYVMISEPNTAKSFYGGTVSAPVFKEIAGKTFLKTPQNIEKEMLVDRKVNLSKMVEPNVKIAVNNKQMPSVVGLIGKNVIPQLENLGYRVDFKGVGRITEQFPLEGTTISKNQRIYLSLQN from the coding sequence ATGCAAAAGCCAAGTGAATACGATAACAAGCGTAAAAATACCTTAAGGTGGGGCTACCTCTTCACAGTGGTAGCTTTGTGCGTATTTGTCATGTTCCTCGCGAGAATTGTCATTCTTCAAAATACTAATGTTCAAGAAATTAAAGACGACTATATCAATAAAAATTACCGCGAAGCAACCCTGAAAGCCGCTCGTGGAAATTTATTCGCTTCAGACGGATCTATTCTGGCAACAACGGTAATGCGTTATGATATCTATCTGGATTTCAAAACGATGAAAGATACAATTTACACGAACAACGTTGGAGCCTTAACGGATTCTTTAGGTAAAATGTTCGGAAAATCGAAAATTGAATTCAGAAAGAAATTTGACGAACAGAGAAAAAAGAAAAACCAATATTACACTTTGGTAAAAGGTCTTGACTTTGATCAGTATGACAGAATCAGAAATTTCCCGATTTTTAATAAAGGTAAAAATAAAGGAGGTTTTATCGTTGACAGAAACTACAAGAGAGAATTGGCAACTTCCGAAATCGGAGCCGGAACCATCGGAATGGATGATGGCGAACATACCGCAGGTCTTGAGGGTGCCTTTTCTAAATATTTAAGAGGAACCGATGGCAAAAGATTAGAACAGAGAATCAACTCTTCTCAGTGGAAGCCTATTGATTTCTGGAAAGTTCAGGAACCTGTGGATGGTGAAGATGTGTATACGACTTTAGACCTTAGAATTCAGGATATTGCACACTCCGCTTTGCAGAAGCAGCTGATTAATTTCGAAGCAAAACACGGCACCGTGGTTGTGATGGAAGTTGAAACCGGAAAAGTGCGTGCTTTGGTTAATTTAAGAAGAGATGACGATGGCAACTATGTAGATTCTTATAACTACGCCTTAAAAGATAATATCGAACCTGGATCTACTTTTAAAACAATATCCCTTTTGGCTGCCATGGATGATGGTTTCATTGATGAAAATACCACGGTAAACGTCGGAAACGGGGTCTGGACCTATGCAAAGCAGAGAATTTCGGATGGTCACGGAGGCGGAACATATGACATCAGTGATGTTTTGGCTAAATCCAGTAACGTGGGAACCGCCAAACTGATCACAAAATATTATGCTGAAAAGCCTCAGATTTTTCTGGATCACCTGAAACGCTGGAAATTATTTGATAAAATGGAAATCGAGCTTCCGGGAATTACCAAACCGAAAATCGTAACTCCTCAAAATAAAAGATGGAATGCCGCCACATTAGCGTCAATCGCTTACGGATATTCCACCAACATCAACTTATTACAATTAGCAACTTTCTATAACGGAGTTGCTAATAATGGTAAAATGCTAAAGCCTTTATTCATCGATAAAATCATGAAAGACGGCAAAGTAATGTATGAGGCAAAACCTGAAGTAATGGTCAACAGAATGGCGTCTGAAAAGGCGATTAAAATGATGACCAATGCTTTAACAAAAGCCGTGGAAAAAGGAACAGGACGAAGCATTTTCACACCAAATTTAAAAATGGCAGGAAAAACAGGAACGGCAAGATTTGAATATTGGTTGCCTGGTCCGATGAAGTATCGCGCATCATTCGCAGGGTTCTATCCGGCTGATAATCCGAAATATACCTGTTATGTTATGATCAGCGAACCGAATACAGCGAAAAGTTTTTACGGAGGAACAGTTTCTGCGCCGGTGTTTAAAGAAATTGCAGGAAAAACATTCCTGAAAACACCACAAAACATTGAAAAAGAAATGCTTGTAGACAGAAAGGTAAACCTTAGCAAAATGGTGGAACCTAATGTAAAAATAGCAGTTAACAATAAACAAATGCCAAGTGTAGTCGGGTTAATCGGTAAAAACGTAATCCCACAACTGGAAAATTTAGGATATCGTGTAGACTTTAAAGGCGTTGGAAGAATTACCGAACAATTCCCGCTGGAAGGTACAACGATCAGTAAAAACCAGAGAATTTATTTGTCTCTGCAGAATTAA
- a CDS encoding GNAT family N-acetyltransferase, whose translation MSNIVWKINTFDEFTVPELYNVLKARIDVFVIEQNCPYPDLDNYDQKAIHIWAEQDGEVLANCRIFDKGIKYPEASIGRVLTTEAARGKSLGKQLIQYAVETIENRFHTSEIRISAQDYLLRFYGDFGFEDTGKKYLEDNIPHTEMLRK comes from the coding sequence ATGAGTAATATTGTTTGGAAGATCAATACTTTTGATGAATTTACCGTTCCTGAATTATACAATGTTTTAAAAGCCAGAATTGATGTTTTTGTGATCGAGCAAAATTGTCCTTATCCCGATTTGGATAATTATGATCAGAAAGCCATTCACATTTGGGCAGAACAGGATGGGGAAGTGCTTGCTAACTGCCGGATTTTCGATAAAGGAATAAAATATCCTGAGGCTTCTATCGGAAGAGTTTTAACAACCGAAGCAGCGAGAGGAAAAAGTTTAGGAAAACAATTGATACAATATGCTGTAGAAACCATTGAAAACCGTTTTCATACTTCGGAAATCAGGATTTCTGCACAGGATTATCTGTTGAGATTTTACGGAGACTTTGGTTTTGAAGATACCGGAAAAAAATATTTAGAAGATAATATTCCGCACACGGAAATGTTGAGAAAATAA
- a CDS encoding FtsL-like putative cell division protein: protein MAKRATTNRPQKKLTFIDIIKGNFLNRDEIKVHYKYFLLLFVLMMAMIYTNHLVNKKIKIVNTLKEETEEYKSRNAYAQSKLIKVKMESELGKEVAKDSLMTLENHPHKLLIKLDGTDAKAK from the coding sequence ATGGCAAAAAGAGCAACAACAAATCGCCCTCAGAAGAAATTAACTTTTATAGACATTATAAAAGGTAATTTCCTGAATCGTGATGAGATAAAAGTACATTACAAGTATTTTTTATTGTTGTTTGTGCTAATGATGGCGATGATCTACACCAATCATTTGGTGAATAAAAAGATCAAAATCGTAAATACATTAAAAGAAGAAACAGAAGAATATAAATCGAGAAATGCTTACGCCCAAAGTAAGCTGATAAAAGTAAAAATGGAATCGGAACTGGGGAAAGAAGTAGCAAAAGACTCTCTGATGACCCTGGAAAACCATCCACATAAATTACTCATAAAACTGGACGGAACAGATGCAAAAGCCAAGTGA
- a CDS encoding alpha/beta fold hydrolase, translated as MIFSTKKEKKYTFVEAGEGHPLVLLHGLMGGLSNFDKMVDFFSDRGFKVYVPQLPIYDLPVLNTNLTTIAKYIIKFIESQIEGPVTIVGNSMGGHVGLILTLARQDLVKNLVLTGSSGLYERTFGDSFPRKNDRSYIRKKTEEVFYDPAVATEDLVDEVFGVVNDRMKGIKTVMLARSAIKHNMLNDLPKITTPTCLIWGKQDNVTPPEVAEDMHKFIPNSDLFWIDKCGHAAMMEKPDEFNEILYNWVKDKV; from the coding sequence ATGATATTTAGTACAAAAAAAGAAAAGAAATATACTTTTGTTGAGGCGGGAGAAGGACATCCATTGGTGCTGTTGCACGGGTTAATGGGTGGTTTGAGTAATTTCGATAAGATGGTAGATTTTTTTTCAGACAGAGGTTTCAAAGTATATGTTCCTCAGTTGCCGATCTACGATTTGCCGGTACTCAATACGAATCTTACGACGATAGCGAAATATATTATCAAGTTTATAGAGAGCCAGATAGAAGGGCCGGTTACTATTGTGGGAAACTCAATGGGTGGTCATGTCGGGCTAATTTTAACATTGGCAAGACAGGATTTGGTTAAAAATCTTGTTCTTACAGGAAGCTCTGGTTTATACGAAAGAACTTTCGGAGATAGTTTTCCGAGAAAGAATGACCGTTCGTATATCAGAAAAAAGACGGAAGAAGTTTTTTATGATCCTGCGGTAGCGACTGAAGATTTGGTAGATGAAGTTTTCGGTGTGGTAAACGACAGAATGAAGGGAATTAAAACCGTTATGCTGGCCAGAAGTGCCATCAAGCACAATATGCTGAACGATTTGCCTAAAATTACGACACCAACGTGTCTTATTTGGGGGAAACAGGATAATGTGACGCCTCCTGAGGTTGCGGAAGACATGCACAAATTTATTCCGAATTCGGATCTGTTCTGGATTGATAAATGCGGGCATGCAGCGATGATGGAAAAACCAGATGAATTCAACGAAATTCTCTACAACTGGGTAAAAGATAAAGTTTAA